A genome region from Myxocyprinus asiaticus isolate MX2 ecotype Aquarium Trade chromosome 12, UBuf_Myxa_2, whole genome shotgun sequence includes the following:
- the LOC127449569 gene encoding 1,25-dihydroxyvitamin D(3) 24-hydroxylase, mitochondrial-like: MRVHIQKVPPILELLKKKAVLQHCKTTSSVCVLDSKDAAVSAPCAHSFDSIPGPTSWPLFGSLIELLRKGGLKRQHEALIDYHKKFGKIFRMKLGSFESVHIGAPCLLEALYRKESNYPQRLEIKPWKAYRDMRDEAYGLLILEGKDWQRVRSAFQQKLMKPTEVMKLDGKINEVSADLIKRIGKAHVNGKIHDLYFELNKWSFETICYVLYDKRFGLLQDRVSKEAMDFITAIKTMMSTFGMLMVTPVELHKSLNTKTWQDHTEAWDRIFSTAKLYIDKKLKRHSNGEADDFLCDIYHHSHLTKKELYAATTELQIGGVETTANSMLWAIFNLSRNPCAQGKLLKEIQAVVPAGQTPSAEHIKNMPYLKACLKESMRLSPSVPFTSRTLDKDTVLGDYTLPKGTVLMINSHALGSNEEYFENGKHFRPERWLQDKNSINPFAHVPFGIGKRMCIGRRLAELQIQLGLCWILRDYEIVATDNEPVDALHSGTLVPSRELPVAFIPR, translated from the exons ATGAGAGTGCATATCCAGAAGGTTCCTCCGATTCTGGAGCTTTTGAAAAAGAAGGCTGTGCTTCAGCACTGCAAGACCACATCCTCGGTTTGCGTGCTGGACTCGAAGGATGCTGCGGTGAGCGCGCCCTGTGCGCACAGCTTCGACTCCATCCCTGGACCAACCAGCTGGCCGCTGTTTGGCAGCCTCATCGAGCTCCTGCGCAAAGGAGGTTTAAAAAGGCAACATGAGGCACTG ATTGACTACCATAAGAAGTTTGGGAAGATCTTCCGGATGAAGCTGGGCTCGTTTGAGTCGGTGCACATCGGCGCTCCGTGTTTATTAGAGGCGCTTTACCGGAAAGAGAGCAACTATCCTCAGCGACTGGAGATCAAACCATGGAAAGCTTACAGAGATATGCGCGACGAGGCTTACGGACTGCTCATACT GGAGGGGAAAGACTGGCAGAGGGTCCGCAGCGCATTCCAGCAGAAACTGATGAAACCAACTGAAGTCATGAAACTGGACGGGAAAATAAACGAA GTTTCCGCCGATTTGATTAAGAGGATTGGGAAAGCGCATGTCAACGGCAAGATCCACGATTTGTATTTCGAACTGAACAAGTGGTCCTTTGAAA CTATTTGCTATGTGCTCTACGACAAACGTTTTGGGCTCCTGCAAGACAGGGTCAGCAAGGAGGCGATGGATTTTATCACAGCGATCAAGACG ATGATGAGTACCTTTGGAATGTTGATGGTGACGCCAGTGGAGCTTCATAAGAGCTTGAATACGAAAACGTGGCAGGACCACACAGAGGCGTGGGACCGTATTTTTAGCACAG caaAACTGTACATTGACAAGAAACTGAAGAGGCACTCGAATGGGGAAGCAGATGATTTCCTGTGTGACATCTACCACCATAGTCACCTTACCAAGAAGGAGCTGTACGCCGCTACAACAGAACTCCAGATCGGAGGAGTGGAGACA ACTGCCAATAGCATGTTGTGGGCTATTTTCAACCTCTCACGTAACCCCTGTGCCCAAGGAAAACTTTTGAAGGAGATCCAAGCTGTGGTGCCTGCTGGGCAGACGCCAAGTGCCGAACACATCAAGAATATGCCCTACCTCAAAGCCTGTCTGAAGGAGTCCATGAG ACTTTCACCATCTGTACCATTTACCAGCCGTACTCTAGACAAAGACACCGTGCTGGGCGATTACACTCTACCCAAAGGC ACTGTTCTGATGATCAACAGTCATGCTCTTGGTTCAAACGAGGAGTATTTCGAAAATGGAAAGCACTTCAGACCAGAGCGCTGGCTTCAAGACAAAAACTCCATCAACCCCTTTGCACACGTGCCCTTTGGGATTGGAAAGCGGATGTGCATTGGCCGTCGCCTTGCCGAACTACAGATCCAACTGGGTTTGTGCTGG ATCCTGCGAGATTATGAGATTGTGGCCACAGACAATGAGCCCGTAGACGCCTTGCATTCAGGAACTCTGGTTCCCAGTCGAGAACTGCCAGTGGCTTTTATCCCCCGATGA